One Triticum dicoccoides isolate Atlit2015 ecotype Zavitan chromosome 5B, WEW_v2.0, whole genome shotgun sequence genomic window carries:
- the LOC119307579 gene encoding uncharacterized protein LOC119307579, giving the protein MACPPPPTRHSAPTGAAPHRRCAAPSSRLPFSSLHGLVCRGAATQDIRRELKIKALVVLESAPNMDIVVQRSLSEPVQNATIMNSNITRSSFGRRMRGRLSSTSARSAATRSMRTAKKKVSYYQGMDMGGRNCSCHWLTIDVQQNFSCHALTIDRFPAAAKSWCRS; this is encoded by the exons ATGGCATGCCCACCACCACCGACGAGGCACTCTGCCCCAACCGGCGCAGCTCCCCACCGCCGTTGTGCTGCTCCTTCCTCGCGTCTCCCCTTCTCCTCGCTGCACGGATTGGTGTGCCGCGGCGCCGCCACCCAG GATATTAGAAGAGAGCTAAAGATAAAAGCGTTAGTGGTTCTTGAATCGGCGCCAAATATGGACATAGTCGTGCAAAGATCCCTG AGCGAGCCTGTCCAGAATGCAACCATCATGAACTCGAATATTACACGAAGCAG CTTCGGTCGGCGGATGAGGGGCAGACTATCTTCTACGAGTGCCCGGAGTGCGGCCACGCGTTCAATGAGAACAGCTAAGAAAAAGGTTTCCTACTATCAGGGTATGGATATGGGTGGAAGAAACTGCTCCTGCCATTGGTTGACAATCGATGTTCAACAAAATTTCTCCTGCCATGCGTTGACCATTGATAGATTCCCTGCAGCGGCCAAATCCTGGTGCCGCTCGTGA